The Corynebacterium confusum genome has a window encoding:
- the folP gene encoding dihydropteroate synthase produces MSIADLSAPTDRTLVMGIVNVTEDSFSDGGKWLAVDDAIAHAHELVAQGADIIDVGGESTRPGATRVDADVERDRVTPVIKALHADGIRTSVDTMRASVAAASAEAGVDLLNDVSGGLADPDMFRVMGETDLPVCLMHWRTVRFGDAAGAADHGGDVVRDVHNVLDDLVEKALQAGVSENNISIDPGLGFAKTPQDNWALLKALPEFIDGPYPVLVGASRKRFLTGIRKNRDLPAGPTEADPATAAVTALSAQLGAWCVRVHEVAVSRDAVDVAAAWKLGADYQGN; encoded by the coding sequence ATGTCGATTGCAGATCTGTCCGCCCCGACCGACCGCACGCTGGTGATGGGGATTGTTAACGTAACTGAGGATTCCTTCTCCGACGGCGGCAAGTGGTTGGCCGTCGACGACGCCATCGCGCACGCCCACGAGCTCGTGGCCCAGGGCGCGGACATCATCGACGTCGGCGGCGAGTCCACCCGCCCGGGGGCTACCCGCGTGGACGCGGACGTCGAGCGCGACCGCGTCACGCCGGTGATCAAGGCCCTGCACGCCGACGGCATCCGCACCTCCGTGGACACCATGCGCGCCAGCGTGGCGGCCGCCTCCGCCGAGGCCGGCGTGGACCTGCTCAACGACGTCTCCGGCGGCCTGGCCGATCCGGACATGTTCCGTGTGATGGGCGAGACCGACCTGCCCGTGTGCCTGATGCACTGGCGCACCGTCCGCTTCGGCGACGCGGCGGGCGCGGCCGACCACGGCGGCGACGTCGTGCGCGACGTGCACAACGTCCTAGACGACCTGGTCGAAAAGGCGCTGCAGGCCGGCGTGAGTGAGAACAACATCAGCATCGACCCGGGCCTGGGCTTCGCCAAGACCCCGCAGGACAACTGGGCGCTGCTCAAGGCCCTGCCCGAATTCATCGACGGGCCTTACCCGGTGCTCGTCGGCGCTTCCCGGAAGCGATTCCTGACCGGTATCCGGAAAAACCGCGACCTGCCGGCCGGCCCGACCGAGGCCGATCCCGCCACCGCCGCCGTCACCGCGCTGTCCGCCCAGCTGGGCGCGTGGTGCGTGCGCGTGCACGAGGTGGCCGTCTCCCGCGACGCCGTCGATGTCGCGGCCGCCTGGAAGCTCGGCGCGGATTACCAGGGGAACTAA
- the folE gene encoding GTP cyclohydrolase I FolE produces the protein MTNFFDQPRAEAAIRELLLAVGEDPDREGLQETPARVARSYAEIFAGLHVDPTEVLHKTFAENHEELVLVRDIPIYSTCEHHLVPFYGVAHIGYIPGKDGHVTGLSKLARLADMYAKRPQVQERLTTQIADALTDTLGAQSVIVVIECEHLCMAMRGIRKPGATTTTSAVRGGFKTNAASRAEVMSLIRS, from the coding sequence ATGACTAACTTCTTCGACCAACCGCGCGCTGAGGCGGCTATCCGCGAACTCCTGTTGGCCGTGGGCGAAGACCCAGACCGCGAGGGCCTGCAGGAGACCCCGGCTCGCGTGGCCCGCTCGTATGCGGAGATCTTCGCCGGCCTGCACGTGGATCCCACCGAGGTACTGCACAAGACCTTCGCCGAGAACCACGAGGAGCTGGTCCTGGTGCGCGATATCCCGATTTATTCCACCTGCGAGCACCACCTGGTGCCCTTCTACGGCGTGGCCCACATCGGCTATATCCCCGGCAAGGACGGGCACGTGACGGGCCTGTCCAAGCTGGCCCGCCTGGCCGATATGTACGCCAAGCGCCCCCAGGTGCAGGAGCGCCTGACCACCCAAATCGCCGACGCGCTGACCGATACCCTGGGCGCGCAGTCGGTTATCGTGGTCATCGAGTGCGAGCACCTGTGCATGGCCATGCGGGGCATCCGCAAGCCGGGTGCGACAACCACGACGTCCGCCGTGCGCGGCGGCTTCAAAACCAACGCGGCCTCACGCGCTGAGGTCATGAGCCTAATCCGGAGCTAG
- the hpt gene encoding hypoxanthine phosphoribosyltransferase, with product MHEAKDYSVPDKRYGSDVEAVLLSEDDIARRVQEMADKVSEHYRDAEDELLLVCVLKGAAYFLTDFSRALSIPAQLEFMAVSSYGNSTSSSGVVRILKDLDRDIADRDVLIVEDIIDSGLTLSWLIGNLRNRNPKSLQVVSLLRKPEVVKAKLDLFDVGFDIPNEFVVGYGLDFAERYRDLPFVGTLHPSVYSNN from the coding sequence CTGCACGAGGCCAAGGACTACTCCGTGCCGGACAAGCGGTACGGCTCTGATGTGGAAGCGGTCCTCCTCTCCGAAGACGACATCGCCCGTCGCGTCCAAGAAATGGCCGACAAGGTCTCCGAGCACTACCGCGACGCCGAGGACGAGCTGCTGCTGGTCTGCGTGCTCAAGGGCGCGGCCTATTTCCTCACGGACTTCTCTCGGGCGCTGTCCATCCCGGCCCAGCTGGAGTTCATGGCCGTTTCTTCCTACGGCAACTCCACCTCCTCCTCCGGGGTGGTGCGCATCCTTAAGGACCTGGACCGGGACATCGCGGACCGCGACGTGCTCATCGTCGAAGACATCATCGACTCCGGCCTGACCCTGTCCTGGCTCATCGGCAACTTGCGAAACCGCAACCCGAAGTCCCTGCAGGTGGTCTCCCTCCTGCGCAAGCCCGAGGTCGTCAAGGCCAAGCTGGACCTGTTCGACGTCGGCTTTGACATCCCCAACGAGTTCGTGGTTGGCTACGGCCTCGACTTCGCCGAGCGCTACCGCGACCTGCCGTTCGTGGGCACCCTGCACCCCAGTGTCTACAGCAACAACTAG
- the dacB gene encoding D-alanyl-D-alanine carboxypeptidase/D-alanyl-D-alanine endopeptidase, with translation MKAKHVWWTLAAVVTAAAVGTTAAVGITVQQAYSDLDHGEEFAVSAPDDALTPATPGDIDAAALAGEIEALDKEDLGNYGAQIIDTTDGAVLWEKDAGKALVPASSTKVLTTAAATLALDENERLRTDIVRAGDDVIIKSAGDVWITHEQLDRAAEEIGSASRVLIDNSVWSGPEQAAGWDPANVDEGYVAPMQPSMLYGGRLGATEGDVPRSHQPARDVAQQLADRLGAEAGEGTAPEGAQIAATIESEPLSLRAEQMVKHSDNVAAEAIARELALHQGKPASFQGATEATFEVLHDAGYDLSGAHLEDNSGLSSDNRLNAQLLAHLVEHAAEDADLRPLLTYLPVAGGEGTLYERYGDLAGKGYVRAKTGTLTGTAALAGTAQGQSGRIYAFALLTNDGELLPARANQDALTSILAQY, from the coding sequence ATGAAGGCAAAACATGTGTGGTGGACCCTCGCTGCGGTGGTCACCGCCGCCGCGGTAGGCACGACTGCGGCGGTAGGCATCACAGTGCAGCAGGCCTACAGCGACTTGGACCACGGCGAGGAGTTTGCCGTCTCCGCCCCCGACGACGCGCTCACCCCGGCCACCCCGGGGGATATTGACGCGGCCGCGCTGGCCGGCGAAATCGAGGCGCTGGACAAGGAAGACCTGGGCAATTACGGCGCCCAAATCATCGACACCACCGATGGCGCGGTGCTGTGGGAAAAGGACGCGGGCAAAGCCCTCGTTCCCGCCTCGAGTACCAAGGTGCTGACCACGGCGGCGGCCACCCTGGCCCTGGACGAAAACGAGCGGCTGCGCACCGATATCGTCCGCGCTGGCGACGACGTCATCATTAAATCCGCCGGCGACGTGTGGATCACCCACGAGCAGCTGGACCGCGCGGCTGAGGAAATCGGCAGCGCCTCCCGCGTGCTGATCGACAACTCCGTCTGGTCCGGCCCCGAGCAGGCCGCTGGTTGGGACCCGGCCAACGTGGACGAAGGCTACGTCGCCCCCATGCAGCCGTCCATGCTCTATGGCGGGCGGCTGGGTGCCACCGAAGGCGACGTCCCGCGCAGCCACCAGCCGGCCCGCGACGTCGCCCAGCAGCTGGCCGATCGCCTGGGCGCGGAGGCCGGCGAAGGCACTGCCCCGGAGGGCGCGCAGATCGCGGCCACCATCGAATCCGAGCCGCTGTCCCTGCGCGCCGAGCAGATGGTTAAGCACTCCGACAACGTCGCGGCCGAGGCTATCGCCCGCGAGCTCGCCCTCCACCAGGGCAAGCCGGCGAGCTTCCAAGGCGCGACCGAGGCCACCTTCGAGGTCCTACACGATGCCGGCTACGACCTGAGCGGGGCGCACCTGGAGGACAACTCTGGCCTTTCTTCGGACAACCGCCTGAACGCCCAGCTGCTGGCCCACCTGGTCGAGCACGCCGCCGAGGATGCGGACCTGCGGCCGCTGCTGACCTACCTGCCGGTCGCCGGCGGGGAGGGCACCCTTTACGAACGCTACGGTGACCTGGCGGGTAAGGGCTACGTGCGCGCCAAGACCGGCACGCTCACGGGCACCGCCGCCTTGGCCGGCACCGCCCAGGGCCAGTCCGGCCGCATCTACGCCTTCGCCCTGCTGACCAACGACGGCGAGCTGCTGCCCGCCCGCGCCAACCAGGACGCGCTGACCAGCATCCTGGCCCAGTACTAG
- a CDS encoding inorganic diphosphatase, whose translation MSIEVTIEIPKGSRNKYEVDHETGKVYLDRYLFTPMAYPADYGFIDHTLGEDGDPLDALVLLPEPVFPGVIVEARIVGVFKMTDEAGGDDKLLAVVDDPRWERYQDIDDVEQHIKDEIEHFFTRYKDLEPNKEVTGSGWGNKEEAEKIHAAAIERYQG comes from the coding sequence GTGAGCATTGAAGTAACCATCGAGATCCCGAAGGGCTCCCGCAACAAGTACGAGGTTGACCACGAGACCGGCAAGGTCTACCTGGATCGCTACCTGTTCACCCCGATGGCCTACCCGGCGGACTACGGTTTCATCGACCACACCCTGGGCGAGGACGGGGATCCGCTCGACGCCCTGGTTCTCCTGCCGGAGCCGGTCTTCCCGGGCGTCATCGTGGAAGCCCGCATCGTCGGCGTGTTCAAGATGACCGATGAAGCCGGCGGCGACGACAAGCTGCTGGCCGTGGTCGATGACCCGCGTTGGGAGCGCTACCAGGACATCGACGATGTCGAGCAGCACATCAAGGACGAGATCGAGCACTTCTTCACCCGCTACAAGGATCTGGAGCCCAACAAGGAGGTCACCGGTTCCGGCTGGGGCAACAAGGAAGAGGCGGAGAAGATCCACGCCGCCGCCATCGAGCGCTACCAGGGCTAG
- a CDS encoding rhodanese-like domain-containing protein encodes MRNVNPTEVPAGAQLIDVREDSEWATEHAAGATHIPMGEIIDRVGELDSDKPVYVICHSGGRSLQVAAYLEQNFGLDTVNVVGGTDNWKASGREMA; translated from the coding sequence ATGCGTAACGTTAACCCGACTGAGGTCCCCGCGGGCGCCCAGCTCATCGACGTGCGGGAGGACAGCGAGTGGGCCACCGAGCACGCCGCTGGCGCCACCCACATCCCGATGGGCGAAATCATCGACCGCGTGGGCGAGCTGGATAGCGATAAGCCCGTCTACGTCATCTGCCATTCCGGTGGGCGCAGCCTGCAAGTGGCCGCCTACCTGGAGCAGAACTTTGGCCTCGACACCGTCAACGTCGTCGGCGGGACCGACAACTGGAAGGCCAGCGGTCGCGAGATGGCCTAA
- a CDS encoding MarR family winged helix-turn-helix transcriptional regulator has protein sequence MTSIPTELLESPSFQLERLRRRTRDGVEAALSTKQTTLREYWVLTCLVDSSATSQSSLSELLAIDASDMVRLLDSLEKRGWAKRERDPQDRRRQIVASTKKGSKAQKELAQLVDSAEEEALDSSTNKQLKHLRKLAKSIIAADEEEA, from the coding sequence ATGACCTCAATACCCACCGAATTGCTAGAATCCCCGTCTTTCCAGTTGGAGCGCCTCCGCCGCCGCACCCGCGACGGCGTCGAGGCCGCCTTGTCCACCAAGCAGACCACCCTGCGCGAGTACTGGGTGCTGACCTGCTTGGTGGATTCTTCTGCCACCTCCCAGTCCTCCCTGTCCGAGCTTTTGGCTATCGATGCCTCGGATATGGTCCGCCTCCTCGACTCGCTGGAAAAGCGCGGCTGGGCCAAGCGCGAGCGCGACCCGCAGGACCGCCGCCGCCAGATCGTGGCCTCGACCAAGAAGGGCTCCAAGGCCCAGAAGGAACTGGCCCAGCTGGTCGACTCCGCCGAGGAAGAGGCCCTGGACTCTTCCACCAACAAGCAGCTTAAACACCTGCGCAAGCTGGCCAAGTCGATCATTGCCGCGGACGAGGAAGAAGCGTAA
- a CDS encoding Pls/PosA family non-ribosomal peptide synthetase, producing the protein MVPQHYLASALAPRPRTLWDVLCTTAELFPEAAAIDDGEVMTYAELIDSARAWAAELASQGIRRGDRIGIRMTSGHRDLYLAIVSTLAVGAAYVPVDADDPDERAEMVFGEADIDGLFTDAGFRPLRRREPAPLEEPRPEDNAWIIFTSGSTGKPKGVAVSNRSAAAFVDAEAALFLIDNPLGPDDRVLAGLSVAFDASCEEMWLAWGHGACLVPAPRSLVRSGMDLGPWLIRRDITVVSTVPTLAGLWPAEALDHVRLLIVGGEACSQELVERLATEDREMWNTYGPTEATVVACAAQLKPGQPVSIGLPLNGWDLAVIDGSGHPVAYGEVGELVIGGVGLASYLDPVKDAEKYAPLESLGWQRAYRTGDHVRLEEDGLYFVGRVDDQVKIGGRRIELGEVEANVAALDNVYNSAVAVQKTPGGESVLVGYVSLEEPDRGFDERQAHERLAETMPAALVPRICVMDELPVRTSGKVDKKALPWPLPGVGVDSAGLTATEVWLAQLWVDVLGVSVEDENADFFSLGGTSLAAATLVGRIRERYPTVAVRDLYDHPRLGSLAEHLAGAEPRPETHEPRSVAPVGAATRVAQTLTNVVAMTLSGMTWIAWLLLGSNLAAAAGIDFAVHTSWWLVAVLLVVFATPLGRIPIGALGARALTAGISPGDYPRGGWVHLRIWAAERWADASGSRGIEGATWVNNYARLLGVKIGKSVDLHTLPPVTGLLTVGKHAAIEPGVDLSGYWVDGDVVHVGAIDIKEGARIGARSTLLPGAVIGSYAHVETGSTVTGAKKVKADQRWSGSPARKVGRSKHRFPDHPPARRSGWVPVYGLTSVLLSLLPIVAVAAGAALVAWLVNGPGNPAVGAVLYAPLGGLVAFAVYLALTWAGVRLFSLGLKPGTNPVRSAAGWRTWTITRLMDDARTNLFPLYAGQLTPAWLRSLGAKIGSDVEVSTAVMVPKFAEVKDGAFLADDTLLGGYELGGGWMLTDVSKVGKRSFLGNSGVTGPGRKLSKNSLVAVLSSTPKKSKAGANWWGSPPERMRRVEAHVEGSSGDSHTYRPGLGVKVARGLVETLRLLAPMASAMLAAGVLATLLWLLQAANLGVAIALSGLVLMAAGAVAVAIAWVAKWVCVGKHRAADHPLWSAFVWLNELQDTFVEVVAAPWFFNHTTGAGEINLALRSLGVKVGRGAWIETYWFPETDLCVVGRGASVGPGTVVQTHLFQDRVMSLDTVTVSDGATLAAHSVALPAATIGAGATVAPGSLVMRGDAVPSDSAWQGNPIEPLT; encoded by the coding sequence ATGGTCCCGCAACACTACCTAGCCAGTGCCCTAGCCCCGCGCCCGCGGACTCTCTGGGACGTGCTGTGCACCACCGCTGAACTCTTCCCGGAGGCAGCGGCCATCGACGACGGCGAGGTGATGACCTACGCCGAACTCATCGACAGCGCCCGCGCCTGGGCGGCCGAGCTGGCATCCCAGGGCATCCGCCGCGGCGACCGCATTGGCATCCGCATGACCTCGGGCCACCGCGACCTTTACCTGGCCATCGTGTCCACCCTGGCGGTGGGCGCGGCCTACGTGCCGGTGGACGCGGACGACCCGGACGAGCGCGCCGAGATGGTCTTCGGTGAAGCCGATATCGACGGCCTGTTCACCGACGCCGGCTTCCGCCCGCTGCGCCGGCGCGAGCCCGCCCCGCTGGAGGAGCCGCGGCCGGAAGATAACGCCTGGATCATCTTCACCTCCGGCTCGACCGGCAAGCCCAAGGGCGTGGCGGTGAGCAACCGATCCGCGGCGGCCTTCGTGGACGCGGAAGCCGCGCTCTTTTTGATCGACAACCCGCTCGGCCCGGACGACCGCGTGCTGGCGGGCCTGTCCGTGGCCTTCGACGCCTCCTGCGAGGAGATGTGGCTGGCCTGGGGCCACGGCGCCTGCCTGGTGCCGGCCCCGCGCTCGCTGGTGCGCTCCGGCATGGATCTGGGCCCCTGGCTCATCCGCCGCGACATTACCGTCGTCTCTACCGTCCCGACCCTGGCCGGCCTCTGGCCGGCGGAGGCGCTGGACCACGTGCGCCTGCTCATCGTGGGCGGCGAAGCCTGCTCGCAGGAGCTGGTCGAGCGCCTGGCGACCGAGGACCGCGAGATGTGGAATACCTACGGGCCCACCGAGGCCACCGTGGTCGCTTGCGCCGCGCAGCTCAAGCCCGGCCAGCCCGTCTCCATCGGCCTGCCGCTCAACGGCTGGGACCTGGCCGTCATCGACGGCTCCGGCCACCCGGTGGCTTACGGCGAGGTCGGCGAGCTGGTCATCGGCGGCGTCGGCCTGGCGTCCTACCTGGACCCGGTCAAGGACGCGGAGAAATACGCGCCGCTAGAATCCCTCGGCTGGCAGCGCGCCTACCGCACCGGCGACCACGTGCGGCTGGAGGAAGACGGCCTCTACTTCGTGGGCCGCGTGGACGACCAGGTCAAGATCGGCGGACGCCGCATCGAGCTCGGCGAGGTCGAGGCGAACGTCGCCGCCCTGGACAACGTCTACAACTCCGCCGTCGCCGTGCAGAAGACCCCCGGCGGCGAGTCCGTGCTGGTGGGCTACGTGAGCCTGGAAGAGCCGGACCGCGGCTTCGACGAGCGCCAGGCGCACGAGCGACTAGCCGAGACCATGCCGGCGGCCCTAGTCCCGCGCATCTGCGTGATGGACGAGCTGCCCGTGCGCACCTCCGGCAAGGTGGACAAGAAGGCCCTGCCCTGGCCGCTGCCCGGCGTGGGTGTGGACAGCGCCGGCCTGACCGCCACCGAGGTCTGGCTGGCCCAGCTGTGGGTCGACGTGCTGGGCGTGTCCGTCGAGGACGAGAACGCGGACTTCTTTTCCCTGGGCGGGACCTCCCTGGCCGCAGCGACCTTGGTCGGCCGGATCCGCGAGCGTTACCCCACCGTGGCCGTGCGCGACCTCTACGATCACCCGCGGCTGGGCTCGCTGGCCGAGCACCTCGCCGGCGCCGAGCCGCGTCCGGAAACCCACGAGCCGCGCTCCGTGGCCCCGGTGGGCGCCGCGACCCGCGTGGCGCAGACCCTCACCAACGTGGTCGCCATGACGCTATCCGGCATGACCTGGATCGCCTGGCTGCTGCTGGGCTCGAACCTGGCAGCGGCGGCCGGCATTGATTTCGCCGTGCACACCAGCTGGTGGCTGGTGGCCGTCCTGCTGGTCGTCTTCGCGACCCCGCTGGGGCGCATCCCCATCGGTGCATTGGGCGCCCGCGCGCTCACGGCCGGGATTTCCCCGGGCGACTACCCGCGCGGCGGCTGGGTCCACCTGCGCATCTGGGCCGCGGAGCGCTGGGCGGACGCCTCCGGATCCCGCGGCATCGAGGGCGCTACCTGGGTCAACAACTACGCCCGCCTGCTGGGGGTAAAGATCGGCAAGTCCGTGGACCTGCACACCCTGCCGCCCGTGACCGGGCTGCTGACGGTGGGCAAGCACGCGGCCATCGAGCCGGGCGTGGACCTGTCCGGCTACTGGGTGGACGGGGACGTCGTCCACGTCGGCGCCATCGACATCAAGGAGGGCGCCCGCATCGGCGCGCGCTCGACCCTGCTGCCCGGCGCGGTCATCGGCTCTTATGCCCACGTGGAGACCGGCTCCACCGTCACCGGGGCCAAGAAGGTCAAGGCGGACCAACGCTGGTCCGGCTCCCCGGCGCGCAAGGTCGGCCGATCCAAACACCGCTTCCCCGACCACCCGCCGGCGCGGCGCTCCGGCTGGGTGCCGGTCTACGGGCTGACCTCGGTGCTACTGTCGCTGCTGCCCATCGTCGCCGTGGCAGCCGGCGCCGCGCTGGTGGCCTGGCTGGTAAACGGCCCCGGCAACCCCGCGGTCGGCGCCGTGCTTTACGCCCCGCTGGGCGGGCTGGTGGCCTTCGCGGTCTACCTGGCGCTGACCTGGGCGGGCGTGCGGCTGTTCTCGCTGGGGCTCAAGCCCGGCACGAACCCGGTGCGCTCCGCAGCCGGTTGGCGCACGTGGACCATCACCCGCCTGATGGACGACGCGCGCACCAACCTCTTCCCGCTTTATGCGGGCCAGCTGACCCCGGCCTGGCTGCGCAGCCTGGGAGCGAAGATCGGCTCCGACGTGGAGGTCTCCACCGCCGTGATGGTGCCCAAGTTCGCGGAGGTCAAGGACGGCGCGTTCCTCGCCGACGACACCCTGCTGGGCGGTTACGAGCTCGGCGGCGGCTGGATGCTCACCGACGTGTCCAAGGTGGGCAAGCGCTCCTTCCTGGGCAACTCCGGCGTGACGGGCCCGGGCCGCAAGCTGTCCAAGAACTCCTTGGTGGCCGTGCTCTCCTCGACCCCGAAGAAGTCCAAGGCCGGCGCCAACTGGTGGGGCTCCCCGCCGGAGCGCATGCGGCGCGTGGAGGCCCACGTGGAAGGCAGCAGCGGCGATTCCCACACCTACCGCCCGGGCCTAGGCGTGAAGGTCGCCCGCGGGCTGGTGGAGACCCTCCGCCTGCTCGCCCCGATGGCCTCGGCCATGCTGGCCGCCGGCGTGCTGGCCACCCTGCTGTGGCTGCTCCAGGCCGCTAACCTGGGCGTGGCAATCGCGCTGAGCGGCCTCGTCCTCATGGCGGCCGGCGCGGTCGCCGTGGCGATTGCCTGGGTCGCGAAATGGGTCTGCGTCGGCAAACACCGCGCCGCGGATCACCCGCTGTGGTCGGCGTTCGTCTGGCTCAACGAGCTGCAGGACACCTTCGTCGAGGTCGTCGCCGCGCCCTGGTTTTTCAACCACACCACCGGCGCGGGCGAAATCAACCTGGCGCTGCGTTCGCTGGGCGTCAAGGTCGGCCGCGGCGCCTGGATTGAAACCTACTGGTTCCCGGAAACGGACCTGTGCGTGGTCGGCCGCGGCGCGTCCGTGGGCCCCGGCACGGTGGTCCAGACCCACCTTTTCCAGGACCGCGTGATGAGCCTGGATACCGTCACCGTCTCCGACGGGGCCACCCTGGCCGCCCACTCGGTCGCCCTTCCGGCCGCCACCATCGGGGCCGGCGCGACCGTCGCGCCCGGCTCCCTGGTCATGCGCGGCGATGCCGTGCCGAGCGACTCCGCCTGGCAGGGCAACCCCATCGAGCCGCTCACCTAG
- the ppk2 gene encoding polyphosphate kinase 2, with translation MAEHKDDELPEIDLAQTDGYVVDDSDEDDPALIMPDGSPVQTWRENYPYDERMTRDEYESTKRALQIELLKWQNWTKETGQRHIILFEGRDAAGKGGTIKRFNEHLNPRGARTVALEKPSPRESTSWYFQRYIQHFPAGGEIVFFDRSWYNRSGVERVMGFCTESQHAEFLREVPMLENMILGSGISLTKLWFSVTRKEQRTRFAIRQIDPVRQWKLSPMDLASLDKWDDYTRAKEEQFRYTDTDESPWITIKSNDKKRARINAMRYVLSKFEYTNKDHSVVGEVDGNIVKRGRDQIGD, from the coding sequence ATGGCTGAACACAAAGACGACGAACTTCCCGAGATTGACTTGGCGCAGACCGACGGCTACGTCGTCGACGACTCTGACGAGGACGACCCAGCACTGATTATGCCGGATGGCTCGCCGGTCCAGACCTGGCGGGAAAATTACCCTTATGATGAGCGCATGACGCGCGATGAGTATGAGTCCACCAAGCGCGCGCTCCAGATCGAGCTGCTTAAGTGGCAGAACTGGACCAAGGAAACGGGCCAGCGCCACATTATCCTCTTCGAGGGCCGCGACGCCGCGGGCAAGGGCGGTACCATTAAGCGCTTCAACGAGCACCTCAACCCGCGTGGTGCGCGCACGGTGGCTCTGGAGAAGCCGTCCCCGCGCGAGTCGACCTCCTGGTACTTCCAGCGCTATATCCAGCACTTTCCGGCCGGCGGGGAAATCGTCTTCTTCGACCGTTCCTGGTACAACCGCTCCGGCGTTGAGCGCGTCATGGGCTTTTGCACGGAGTCGCAGCACGCGGAGTTCCTCCGCGAGGTGCCCATGCTGGAGAACATGATCCTGGGCTCCGGCATCTCCCTGACCAAGCTGTGGTTCTCCGTGACCCGGAAGGAACAGCGCACCCGCTTTGCCATCCGCCAGATCGACCCGGTGCGCCAGTGGAAGCTGTCGCCGATGGACCTGGCCTCCCTGGACAAGTGGGACGACTACACCCGCGCTAAGGAGGAGCAGTTCCGCTACACGGATACGGACGAGTCCCCGTGGATCACCATCAAGTCGAATGACAAGAAGCGCGCCCGCATCAACGCCATGCGCTACGTTTTGTCCAAGTTCGAGTACACGAACAAGGATCACTCCGTCGTGGGTGAGGTGGACGGGAACATCGTCAAGCGCGGCCGCGACCAGATCGGTGACTAG
- a CDS encoding IS1249 family transposase: MRRNRPRCPVCAGQMKKNGTTSKGTTRWRCKSPNCGNSTTRTRTDLSHTRDFKAFHSYITCTATLAEVARQQGVSRWTLDRRFTPFWLIEVTNPGESHRVYDQIFIDGTYTAAGCLLVAASYDHVIAWHWAKSETAHAYTQLLNKIAEPLCVVLDGGQGAYTAIKACWPNAQIQRCVVHAQRVIRRYTTSKPRTSAGQAIYALALKLTRITTMEQAREWTLNLHDFGVVYASFLNEKTPVPKERRTLNHRWEWTHLRVRKAYNSLLHLSRKGWLFTYLQPPPHALEPGRWAATTNSLEGGVNAQLKRLADAHRGRTGERQRTMLEWYLHSKTQLPDDPLGIARQCNFGQDQLAKVNNLAEEDHNKADQETGRPAFYDNAIPTEYNHSIGIRKGPFK; this comes from the coding sequence GTGAGACGAAACCGACCACGATGCCCCGTATGTGCTGGGCAAATGAAGAAAAACGGCACCACATCCAAAGGAACAACACGATGGCGGTGCAAAAGCCCCAACTGCGGCAACTCAACGACACGCACCCGCACCGATCTGAGCCACACCCGCGACTTCAAAGCCTTCCACTCCTACATCACGTGCACCGCAACACTGGCTGAAGTAGCCCGCCAGCAAGGAGTAAGCAGATGGACGCTTGATCGCCGGTTTACACCGTTTTGGCTCATAGAGGTAACCAACCCCGGTGAGTCTCACCGCGTCTACGATCAGATCTTCATCGACGGCACATATACCGCTGCCGGGTGCTTGCTCGTCGCCGCAAGCTATGACCATGTCATCGCCTGGCATTGGGCAAAAAGCGAAACCGCCCACGCCTACACGCAGCTTTTAAACAAGATCGCAGAACCCTTATGCGTTGTCCTTGACGGCGGGCAAGGCGCCTACACCGCTATCAAAGCGTGCTGGCCCAATGCACAGATCCAGCGCTGTGTGGTCCATGCCCAGCGCGTTATCCGTCGCTACACCACCTCTAAACCACGCACCAGCGCAGGCCAAGCCATTTACGCGCTCGCGTTGAAGTTGACGCGGATCACCACCATGGAACAGGCCCGCGAATGGACTCTGAACTTGCACGATTTCGGGGTCGTCTATGCCAGTTTCCTCAACGAGAAAACACCGGTGCCGAAGGAACGCAGAACCCTCAACCACCGGTGGGAATGGACCCACCTGCGGGTACGCAAGGCCTACAATTCGCTGTTGCACCTCTCGCGGAAGGGGTGGTTGTTTACCTATCTGCAGCCACCACCGCACGCGCTCGAACCAGGCCGGTGGGCCGCAACTACCAACAGTCTGGAAGGCGGAGTCAACGCGCAACTCAAACGACTCGCCGACGCTCACCGCGGCAGGACAGGAGAGCGCCAACGCACAATGCTCGAGTGGTACCTCCACTCCAAAACGCAGCTGCCTGACGATCCCCTAGGAATCGCCAGGCAGTGCAATTTCGGGCAAGACCAACTCGCCAAAGTCAACAATCTTGCCGAAGAAGACCACAACAAAGCCGACCAGGAAACAGGCCGACCAGCCTTCTACGACAACGCTATCCCAACCGAATACAACCACTCCATCGGAATCAGGAAAGGACCCTTCAAATAA